CAAACCAAAACAGTGCCACAAAGGTTGCCATCAtggggtgtttttttttatttttttatatggattTAGTTAGACCAGGTGTAACAAAACACCGCAACCAAGGAAGTTCAaatttgttgatatatatatatatatatatcaaaaaataaaaaactttttcttaATGTTAAACTACCTAATAATCTTTACTTTCTTAATGTTAAACAACCTAATAatctttattatattaataacttttttttagaatcgaTTATATTAATAACCTAATAGCCTTTATTACCTATTTTctatattcttattattatttgattcataatctcatcttttatacataatataaaaataaacttaaaattaaaattttataaatgagatagctataatttttttattatcttgaaattttgcaagaatgAAAAGTAGCAAAAGAGAAATGTTGTCCAACTGTGGGTTTCTAAAAATACACATCCAATAAGATTGTTGAGTAGTATAACACAATAACATTGtttaatattaaacaaaatgtaatttcaACCCAACTTTCAAGGAGGGTAAAAGGAAAATTTCACTTTGAAGGAGGTTAACTGGAAATAtcagatttttgaaatttttttgtttcaacatatttctttttgtttcccACCCTCCATTTCACGCCTCTTTCTAGCACATAGCCATAGATGATTCCCTGTCCATATTGTCGTCACAGCCTTTCAAGTTTAAACCTCACACTTGATCAGCGATATGGTTCATTTCCTAGTCAGTGGGTTTTGCTCATTTGCCCTCTGGCTTCCTTCAATCCCCACTTTTGCATGAAATGATTTGGGGTTCTTAACCCTCACTctaatggtccgtttggattgaggagaAGGGAGGAAGAGTAAAGTAGATTTAgctcaaaattaatttatttttagccaactctactctactctccctccttccCCCTCCATTCAAACATGCCataagttttgcatttttttttttaatttatttttcttttccatttttaaagcatttgcaTTTTTCAACTCTTTATCATATCTGTTATTATTTTTGCATAAAAAATGTTAGtttacttaattaattttttttttttcaattttctttagtaGATTTAACGGTGTTAAGCTATAAGGGAAGTGACGGTAgcatactcttttttttttttcaaatagaaGTCTATTTACAGTTTGAAATAAGTTAATGTAATTTTAGTAAACCTTAAAGAAGGTCAATGCAATTTTCTCAAAAGATAATTGTACTACGCTAAAATCACTTCTTCAATTTTGGTAGAACTCCCCAAATGTACATATACAAATTCGTTTATTAAGTAAGGCAAATATTGACTGTAACATGGCCTAATTAGTAAACTGAGAGTATTGTTTgcccaattttttaaaatgatggGTTGGGCTCTCTAAATGTCGGCTTGTGCTTTCCAGAACCCAcccattgagagagagagagagagagagagagagagagagatgttggTTGTAACATGACCCAATTAGTAAACTGATGGCCTTGTTTGCCCAACCTTTCTAAATGTCGAGCTAGGCTTTCTAAAATCTACTAATTGAAGATTTAACCCAACTTAAAAGaggtttgtttataaatataacATGGCCCAACTGGTAAATTGAGAGCCTAGTTTGCACAACTAAATCCTGGGCAAGGCTTTCTAAAATCCTCCCATTGAAGACTTAATTAGCCCAACTTAAAACAGATTTGgtcacacacagagagagagagagggagttaCATTTAGTGTAACTTCaaaaaagttacacattttttagaCTATTGATTACTATTAGATCTAAGGGTGAAAACACGCTCACGGTaatgtcattattattatctagAAATTAGTGATTTAGGAAGTAACTCTtcttatcaaatgaaaaaaaaaaggcattaaCTCTCCCTCGCTACgccatcatcttcttcctctctcacaTAATCTTCTTGCTCTCATGCAAACAAATCATAAGGAAGCAAGACAAATGTTGATTGTATATTTAGCTACTTAGGTCTGCCGTGACTTTCACTGTAGATGTTATTTTGGAGTATGGCAAGCATTAGAGTTTGTGGGGCCATATCATGGAGGACATTAAGGTTCGACTCCAAGGTAGAGTACTTGTTGATTATACAAAGACAAATGATGCCACGAAAGTACTAGCCTATTTTGCCATAAACCATGATGCTTTGCATATATTGATGTGTACATGTAAGTTAGATTTGAGCTTATATAGggaataaaataagttatctaATAGTACATTTACATGAAAAAGCCTATGAGTGACAAAGGTACAAGCTTTGATATCACAAAagttagagaagaagaaagtgattGCAAGAATGTAAAATGGACACTAGATATATGCGTAAAACCCTAAGAAAGGGATGAAAAATTACGGTTTGAGCAAGAATATTCTTGCTCTGTTCAGCTTTGTATTATGTGGAAAGAAGATGTAACTCTTGTATGATAAGGGTGTTCTTCCTTAAAAGAGAGactttgttttctattttcctaTCTTATCAACTTTATACTCTCTTCTCAAAAGATCTACTTGAGTTCTTACCCTAAAAGTCCAGCTATATGTTTATCTTATAATCTGAGGAATATAGCTGAGTACAAAGACAGGTGTCaagtcattatttttttatttttgaacatTTTCACAGCTGTGGTACTATTTGGTGACTAGGGGAAAGAGAATGCATCAACATGGCACTGCGGCATACGGGTAGGTGACTTTGCCATTGCCTGGGAAACAACTTTTGGAAATTGAGAGGGACATCAGAAGTACTGTAAGTAATACGCGTGTCTCTGAAGTGATCCAACATGCATTCGACCAATAAGGGGTGTTCTCATAGTTGTTGACCTTAGAAAGTCACTATCTCCCTTTTTGTGAGTGCTTGAGTATCATGTTAGGTGCATATTTTACTTCCTTTCCAAGGCAATCACGCCTTTGGCACTGGCCAAGGATAGGATTTTGTAGCCAacgcttcttcttcctttgcttaTAGCCACTCCACGTGGAGGGTCCAAATCCAACCACATAGACATTCCCCCATGCCTTGGTTGGTGTAATGTACATGATGTAAGAGAGCCCATCTTTTTTAAGATCATTCAAGGACCATAGTGGGAGATGATGATATGGCTAAGAAATAGAGTTATGTTGTTAGAgcactaattttttaaattgagtttGGCCATGAGTTCTTTTATCCTTAGAAATACTCATCCTTAACAATTTTCTCTAAAACAATTTTGactatttctaaaattttccagTACCTCAAGACAAATATTGTTAAGAAATCAATTGTGGTGACCTAAAAGTACATAGTGCAAGAAAAAAGATGTGAGAGAAGatgagaggaagaagatgatgatgcgGAGGAAAGTGGGAGTtaatgctgttttttttttttttttttaataagaagagtTAATGCCTAAATCCCTTATTTTTCCTTTAGtaatctttatttatattaaatttgtgaaaaaaaagtgaaaaattagattattatttaaaaaaaaaaacaaataagcaAAGTCAAACGCACTCTCAATTGATGATACAAAATTTCATTGCTTGTTAATAAACAATGCAAAATAATTTAGGATTTACTAacattaataaactattttaagatatttttttaatgaaaaatttactAACTGTATTaacttcttcaatttttcataaatttttttctaaaaaggatTATACTCTCTCTAGTCCCTAGTTAAAACAAGGGGTTAGATTGGTAGTTCAAAAAGTAATTAGGTGTACTGTGTCACACACAAACAGAGCTCATGTTCTTTTGAGAAGGGTCTCTTTCATCTTTGAAACGCAGAGAATTAAGGAGCTTCATGTGAAATCAAGTAGAAACAATGGGTAAAAACAGAGATTGGCGTGTGAGTTTTAATCGCTAAGGAAAGGCTGGACGAGTTTTGAATCATTTGCACATATATTTCCATTCCAATACCTAAGGCTAAGATCAAGTGTAGTACCTATATTCTTGTAAGTACATCAACTAGAAATTTTTAATAGattctttttagattttaaattgaatgTAAAATTAATATTGATCAGTgatcttctaatttttttttttttttaattataccatttaattgattttttattttatctcacATTGGATTAATTAGTACCATATCAATTCAATTTGGATAGTTGAGATTacccattttcttcttcttctctctctatccttttcttttcttttctttttttctttttttttggggaggcCTTTAAggatttgtttgtgattttagAAGCATTGGATAATTATACTTTTCAAGATTAATGTTAAAGCTCCTTCCTCTCTTCAATTACACAAGTATTGAAAATAATACTACTTTTTAGTTCCTTTCTTCACGTCTAGCCCGCCATAGATGCCAAAAAGGTTTTGGAGTTAAAAGGCAATTCTATCCCTCAAGAAAAGGAAACAATACTACTACTTTTTAGacaaatattacatttttttgatTGGAATCAAGCAATATTTTTCATTGAGATCAAGCTATTCCAGGAATTCACTGATTCACACAATTACTTATTGATTTTGGCCACCAGTAAAATTGCAATGCTACAATAAGAGACTAggagttttgtttatataagaGTAATATAGAATGATAATTTGGATGGTctttttgttgttaattttgGTACTAAAATTGCTTTAAAATCTGGAATTGAATCTCATTTGTacctaaaaatacaaaatttaagaaattgcTTAAATGAGCATTGCTGTATATTAAACTTTGTAGATCCAACGAATCTTGAAAAAGGAGGGACTGGGGGTACAATTAATTGAGaatcaaatttaaaagttaCACTAAAAAAAACGCATTTTTAAGCCGCGTTTTACAAAAACGAGGCTACAGCTTTTCCTTTGAGCTGCATGTTTGAAGAACGCAGCTCCACCCCTGGTCCTATAGCCGCGTCGAGTAAACACGGCTCTAGACCAGCTCTGGAGCCGCATTTTGCCCAGGTGAGGTTGCGTTTAGCTCCCTAGGACTGAAGCCACATTTTTAAAAACGTGGCTTCAGTcccagaaaaagagagaaatgtgtGATGTAAGCTTAGGCAATTAATGAGAGACTAATGAAataacagtaaaataagttaatgtaaacttttgggtaacagtaaaaaaatgctaaatgcaaaGTTAGAGCGTTACTTGGCAAAACCTCATGCACTCCCGCATGAGATTTCtgcttatatatatagtgaTGATTATTCCTTTATAACTCCTAATCACTAATCAGCATGAGTCTCAAAAAACTTTGTGCTAGGACTTTATCATACATGCAAAATaagtatagattttttttttttttaaaggatattgctattgtgttcatccttataagaatttaaagcatagactaaattttcattatttttgacaatttttctttgattcttttataatttatatattgtgttggtttaaaagaattttttctcAAGCTTTCAGAGGATGGACTTTAGATAAGATGTTCAACTTTTATATGCCAAGCATTGACTGTAAGTCTTGTACATGGAACAAATagagataagaaattaagaatatggtCTATTTTGGTCGGCCTTAGTTTGATTTGTCTAgacatcaattttctctcttgccAAAAGTCTGACTTATTTTAGGTGGAAGTTTTCTTGATTATTACTTATATACAAAATTCCAGGATCATTAAATTAGAATAGATCCCTTACTAACCTAACCAATTGGAATAGAATGAAATTTCTTCCCATCCACACTAAACATTGTgtacactccaaattttttctgCATCTCATAATGATACATTGTTGATAGGTgtcatccaagtccaacatgattgagagttgtaATTGAGACTATGGCCCAGAAGCTTTACTATTCAATACTTTGcgagaaaaattaaacactcaTTTGATATAACAGGAGACTATGGAATTTGACACTGTATTCACTGGAgtttgttcttgatgttgtgaaattgttgtaggTATTAAAAACTGTAGTTTGATAAGTTGGCAAGTCATGTTCTTTAAGCGTGAAAAGTCTACAATGGAAAACTTTTATGTTCTtacaataaatgttttggagagaaaattgttagccCCCTCATCCCATTAGGACCCCCCTATTcatacaaaggaaaaaagggTCTAATATTCCTAAGTGTGACTTATTTACATGGAATTTTTGTGCAATTGTGCctagatttcttttaaaaatttaattataattttaaactctaatttgttgatttttatatgatttttgtggtttgattttgatttagtaAAGACATATTAGCCAAAAGAAACAAAGGTAGAGCTATTAAAGAAATCTTTACTTTCAGATTAGCAATTACAAATGGCTAATGCTGCTTTGTCATCAAGTGGACATTATTCCTTTCTTTAAGGCTAATAGCCATGGTCTGTTTGTGAACAGGCTGTGCCCTGAAGCTTTGCTTCCTGTTTAGTTTTTTGTCTTTCccttgtttaccaaaaaaaaaaaaaaagatatatcaaaattgaaatatcatATTCAATAgacttataatttatattttttcatatcaaTACTTCGAATCAGCCCCATGTAAAAATTTTTGACTTCATCCCTGTCCTAAGTAGTAATATTTTACATTTCCGTTAGTTTTTGAGATGAATTTCTTGAAACTGTTATTTATCACGAGTAGATAATGGGCATACTGGTTATGGGCTTTGAACAGTAATGTTCTGGAATGTACGCGGACTTTGAACATAGTGACTGACAGACTACTATCGTAATCATGACGTAATTCGTAAGTGCACTTTGACACTTCTTTCAAGCTATCACATCAGACTTTCTTCgaatttgaaacaaaataatAGTCCTGGTGCCGGCAGGTAAAGACAACAAAGATGGAAAGAGTGTTTTGgttaccaataaataaataataaattcaatcaTCTGATGTACTGTCCTCGCGTGGTCCTTTCCAAACTTCACGAAATAATTCGGCTTTGTATTTGTATGGTATATATGTTTTAAGGGTTTAAAATCTTTCACTTTCGTaaggtaattttatttttagttatcaAAATCTTATCCATTCAGTTAAAAATGAGTGAATTGGATTTATCttatcattaatatttaaataaatatattaagtatcatcattttttgaatatatataacattaaagTATTCCAAAATGTAATTGAAAGACAAGGCACGTTACCTCGATTTTGAGAAGATtgatatcaaaatattttattccatTACACATTCCGAAAGGGAATTGACAATATTGAGTAAAACAAATTATGATAGGaaaaagcaatgaaaagaaaattcaacatTTAGACAGACCTCTAATTTAGTCAAAGTTGGCGTCTCATTATCTCGTGCTCCGatgttgaattttcaaaatatctgGGAAGACACACATATACAAGTACTGGCAGCCTCAGACTGTTCAtcaaaacgaaaaaaaaaaccaagtgcACAAAACCGCACCTAAATCTTAAATGGCGAAGCAGGAGGTGAAACTTTTGTCATTTTGGCCTAGCCCATTTGCCTGGAGGGTTGAATGGGCTCTAAAGCTGAAGGGTGTTGATTATGAGTACATTGAAGAAGATGTCTTCAACAAGAGCTCTCTTCTTTTGGAGCTGAACCCAGTTCATAAAATGGTTCCAGTCTTGATTCATGACGGGAAAGTCATCCTTGAATCATTCATCATTCTTGAATACATCGATGAGACCTGGAAACAAAATCCACTGCTGCCTCAACATCCTTATGAAATAGCCCAAGCACGATTTTGGGCTAAATTCGCAGAAGAGAAGGTAATTCCTGTTGGCTTTATATATAGCTTATTTGAGAAATTGTGCgctctttaattttctttctaatatTACGATATTTAACTATAccagtctcttttttttttttggttttaatttaaaagtgGATTTGATTCATTGTTGACGTTTTgcagatcaaaaacaaaattggaaattGAATGAGGTTTGAGAGTAGTGTTTTAACCTTTTAAGTTTCAACCAGAACAGAAAATGACACAACCAATTAATggacaaacctttttttttatggcttACATTGGACAAACCCAATTACCATCACACATGGATAGAATATGGGAAATTAAAAGTACGTCTAACAATACTCAATCGATTTCATCTTTTCTTCATATAACCTACAGGTCCTACACTTTTATGAGCATTCTTCTTTACTAAGAGAGATTATCATGTTCCCAAATTAGTGCATAGGAAACGCAAAATTTTATGGATATCACACTTCACACACATATGCTGATGCATAACAACTCACTCATCCTTTCATCACATAATTTTAATCATCCAAAATTTTCTGTTTCTTGGGACAGCTTATGGAAGCGGCATGGACTGCTATGTGGTCCCtaggagagaaaaaggagaattCACGAAAATTAGCCATAGAGGCTGTGGAAAAGATAGAGGAAGtgataaaagggaaaaagttTTTTGGAGGGGAAAGCATTGGGTATTTGGACATTGCACTGGGATGGATCGCTTACTGGCTGCCTATTTGGGAGGAAGTTGGGTCCACGCAGATTGTGGATCCTGCAAAATTTCCTGCCATCATTGCATGGATGAAGAATTTTCTGAATCACGGACTGATCAAACACAATTTGCCACCTAGGGACAGAATGCTTGTTTATTTTCATGAGCTTTGGCGTAGCAAAACCTTGTCGGCTGTCCAGCAGGGGTGATTTTCATTTACAGTTTAGTTCTACGTGTTGGGTATGTTTGCAAGTAATGCATTTTAGTTTGGTCATGTGAGAATTTTTCTAATTATGCTCTTTGAGACACAGAAATTATGTAGAAAGCTTGTTCAGTTCTTTATGAATTTTGTCTAATATTTGAAGGGATCTAGCTAGCTAGAAGACTTCAAATAAATACGTGTTGTACTGTTGATTGTATAAGCCCAGTTGATGATGTCGAAAATATCACTAATAAGTCACACAGCACTCGCGACTCAAAAtgaacctgcacaacaaaataaCCGAAGACTTTaaagagcaccggtgtggtgccggccaaatactctccgaaggtcaaggtagaattattctcacaactctagagtgctagagagggtaaattatgcgtaccttctTTTGGCGAGGGTATTGGAGATTTTATAGTAGTAGATGATCGGCTATTCCTCTTTGGTgtggaagtcttttccttatagaacTCTACTTGAATATTTCCGAGCGTAGTGAGCAAGGTTTTTCCTTGTAGAGGAGATCTACTTTCAGTGTGCGTATCTTCTAGAATCACCCTTGTGCTCAGATTTCCATATTGGGATTCTAGGGCGTTTTAGGCAATGAGCGATAGAGACCTTAGATCAAGGGCCCTTACTGTGTCCTTCAGCGATGGGCTTTCAATGAGCGTTGGATCATCTCTATATCGGCCCAACAATTCCAATTTGGCAAGCCCATTACCACAGGTTCGTCAGGTTTATATTTTATCCTCTTCAGTTGCCCTCTTCACCCCAAGGGTCCGTTAGTTTAGAACAAAGGAACCATAGGGTGACGACCCTAAGGTAAGGGCGTGACGGATAATTTTTTATGAAGGAATGAGACCAATGAGACTTAAAGAAGAGGTTTTAAGGTTACAGTTACAATGGGTTGACGGATTGATGCAAGCTAGGATGACGGTGCAAGCGAGGAAACCGTCGACCACACCAACTACTGACAGGCTGTAAGAAAGTCATTAATGATGATGACACGCGTCGTAATTTAATTGGGTTTTATCTCGTATTGAAGTGTTGCTTCGGCTTTCGTGCATCTCCCTTATAAATAAGGGAGTCTTCCTTCTCATTTCtccaatttcagcaaaaattaaCCTGTTAGAGCTCACCCGTCACACCCGTCAGAACTTATCCGTCATATTTTGTTAGAGGCTGAACCGTCTAGTTGCTTCAATCGTCAGCGCTGTACTTCCTCCTTTCACTCATAAAATTGGTAAGTGTTCTTTTCAAGACCAATCTTGTATCCACACCCGTTATGAACATATAGACCTGTCAGAGTCTTAGGTTTTTGTCGTTTTGTGTAGGAAATGTCTAATGTGTCCAGTAATCAGTCGGTTGTTCGTGACGGGTTGGATTACGGGGAAGTATATCCGTCCGGTCATAAAAAACAAGATAGTCCTGGTGATGATAGGAGTCCGTCCTCCTCCTCCTCGTCCTTAACATATGAGGATACGGAGGTGGTTGAACAAGACGAGGGCTTTGATGACGGTGAGGAACAGATTGTTAGATCCGTCGTCGGTGCTGATGGGCTCAGGGAGTTCGTCATGCTACTAGAGTGGACGATGAATTACTTCTCGTCTGTTATCAAAGAAAAGCACTTCAAAACATTTAGGGATAACTATCAAATTCCAGATAATATTTCCATCCGTCTACCCCATAAATCAGAGAGATGTTATTATGAAGGGGTAGAGGGTGTCGGGGTATATGAGCATATGTTGAAGGCCGGACTCAGGTTCCCATTGAGTTCGCTTCACCGTGAGCTCCTCCGATATTTGGGATTATCCATGAACCAGATTTCCCCTaatgcctggagggtcttcatagcaatGGAGATTCTGTACGGCGTAATGTCCGACGGCGCCAAGAGGCTGACGGTTAGGGAGTTCCTTCATTGCTACCGTCCAGAGGAAATTGATAGGTCTAGGGGAATATATAGCTTTGTCCCCAGGAGTTCACTATTGAAGGTCATCTATAACACGCCGGACTCAAATAGGGATTGGAAGAGCCGTTACTTCTTCCTAAAGGGTGACAGTTGGATGTGTCGTCCAAGGGACACGGAttacatgcccgtcgacaccaCTTGGGGCATATTACACCCGTCTAGTATGGACCGtcctaaaaatttaaatttatttcattatgtatgttttaaaacaatttaACCGTCCTTCCTCCTTTGCAGTTAGACGACGCCCCCAAGTCGACATTAAGGAGTTCGCCTTCCTTGAAAAAATCTTCTCAAAGACCtagccggaggaaaggacttgggcgaagtTGGTGTCACTTAAGACCATTCATTGGTATTGTGACGGACCAGAACCAACACCAGCTGCCGTCAAGTACGAGGAACAGATTAGAAGGCGTAAGTCCGTCACCCTATTCTTGATA
This genomic stretch from Quercus robur chromosome 4, dhQueRobu3.1, whole genome shotgun sequence harbors:
- the LOC126723231 gene encoding glutathione transferase GST 23-like, encoding MAKQEVKLLSFWPSPFAWRVEWALKLKGVDYEYIEEDVFNKSSLLLELNPVHKMVPVLIHDGKVILESFIILEYIDETWKQNPLLPQHPYEIAQARFWAKFAEEKLMEAAWTAMWSLGEKKENSRKLAIEAVEKIEEVIKGKKFFGGESIGYLDIALGWIAYWLPIWEEVGSTQIVDPAKFPAIIAWMKNFLNHGLIKHNLPPRDRMLVYFHELWRSKTLSAVQQG
- the LOC126723230 gene encoding uncharacterized protein LOC126723230; its protein translation is MSNVSSNQSVVRDGLDYGEVYPSGHKKQDSPGDDRSPSSSSSSLTYEDTEVVEQDEGFDDGEEQIVRSVVGADGLREFVMLLEWTMNYFSSVIKEKHFKTFRDNYQIPDNISIRLPHKSERCYYEGVEGVGVYEHMLKAGLRFPLSSLHRELLRYLGLSMNQISPNAWRVFIAMEILYGVMSDGAKRLTVREFLHCYRPEEIDRSRGIYSFVPRSSLLKVIYNTPDSNRDWKSRYFFLKGDSWMCRPRDTDYMPVDTTWGILHPSSMDRPKNLNLFHYVCFKTI